From the Pseudomonas putida genome, one window contains:
- a CDS encoding cytochrome-c peroxidase, whose protein sequence is MVDYLSNLRIPRLACAIAMTLAAGLPLTCARAADPAETEPVTPEVPTLQSLRGMTPPDPSGTEGGRKVDLMSDYVINRGAVVLLGKALFWDMAIGSDGATACASCHYHAGVDHRVTNQINPGQANTNANVASIFNKPFTAADIPGDVPSYAMRSGGKGGPNYTLKKGDFPTHVLANPLDRNSAIVYSSDDVIGSQGVFDANFVKPRQSRYDKCTQQPDGIFQVGGINVRRSTGRNAPSVINAAFNVRNFWDGRANNVFNGFSPFGNRDPDAGIFVTKDGSGVAAKVRLALKDASAASQAVGPPGSAVEMSCGGRTFADIGRRMLDTMMLKGQKISPTDSVLGPVSSARRPTYRELIKNAFQPRLWNATQQVLLGSEPYSQMEANFPLFFGLAIQMYEATLISDQAPLDAYLQGDHTAMNAQQVQGMELFLGKGKCVACHGGAELTNAGSRLLFQPHERIERMVMADGLTTLYDNGFYNTGVRPTSEDLALGGSDAWGNPLSFTREYNTQLQGGNIPDPLEVDVCTFEAPLSAAVPCDPTLKPSVGFRDSVDGAFKTPTLRNIALTGPYFHNGSRATLQQVMEFYNRGGDRRGEDASNTSGFEHPAVNQHNGSNLDPDMTALNLTPDEVDALVKFMEVGLTDPRVAWERAPFDHPSLILPQGEKGDENAVTQKPGSTSRQALDADFQLNAVGASGRSTAQGALLPFNNDL, encoded by the coding sequence ATGGTCGACTATCTGAGTAACTTGCGAATCCCTCGTCTGGCCTGTGCGATAGCGATGACACTCGCCGCCGGCCTTCCTTTGACCTGCGCTCGGGCCGCGGACCCGGCCGAGACCGAGCCGGTGACGCCGGAAGTGCCTACCCTGCAGTCACTGCGTGGCATGACGCCGCCGGACCCCTCGGGTACCGAAGGTGGCCGCAAGGTCGACCTGATGTCCGATTATGTGATCAATCGCGGGGCGGTGGTGCTGTTGGGCAAGGCCCTGTTCTGGGACATGGCGATCGGCAGTGACGGGGCCACCGCCTGCGCTTCCTGCCACTACCACGCGGGTGTCGATCACCGGGTCACCAACCAGATCAACCCCGGCCAAGCCAATACCAATGCCAACGTCGCGTCGATCTTCAACAAGCCGTTCACGGCCGCTGATATTCCCGGCGACGTGCCGAGCTACGCCATGCGTTCCGGTGGCAAGGGCGGCCCGAACTACACGTTGAAAAAGGGCGACTTCCCCACCCACGTGCTGGCCAACCCCCTGGATCGCAACTCGGCGATCGTCTATTCGAGTGATGACGTCATCGGCTCGCAAGGTGTGTTCGATGCCAACTTCGTCAAACCCCGTCAATCGCGCTACGACAAATGCACCCAGCAACCGGACGGCATCTTCCAGGTGGGTGGCATCAACGTGCGCCGGAGCACCGGTCGCAATGCGCCGTCGGTGATCAATGCAGCCTTCAACGTACGCAACTTCTGGGATGGGCGGGCCAACAACGTGTTCAACGGCTTCTCGCCGTTCGGTAATCGCGACCCTGACGCGGGGATCTTCGTGACCAAGGATGGCAGTGGCGTGGCGGCCAAGGTGCGGCTGGCCCTCAAGGATGCCTCGGCCGCCTCGCAAGCCGTCGGGCCTCCCGGCAGTGCGGTGGAAATGTCCTGTGGCGGGCGCACCTTCGCCGACATTGGCCGGCGCATGCTAGACACCATGATGCTCAAGGGGCAGAAGATCTCGCCGACCGATTCGGTACTCGGGCCTGTCTCCAGTGCCCGTCGGCCGACCTATCGCGAGCTGATCAAGAACGCCTTCCAGCCCCGCCTGTGGAATGCCACGCAGCAGGTTCTGCTGGGCAGTGAGCCCTACTCCCAGATGGAAGCGAACTTCCCGCTGTTCTTCGGGCTGGCGATCCAGATGTACGAGGCCACGCTGATCTCCGACCAGGCGCCACTCGATGCCTATTTGCAGGGCGACCACACCGCCATGAATGCCCAGCAGGTGCAGGGCATGGAGCTGTTCCTGGGCAAGGGCAAGTGTGTCGCCTGCCATGGGGGCGCCGAGTTGACCAACGCGGGAAGCCGGCTGTTGTTCCAGCCTCATGAGCGCATCGAGCGCATGGTCATGGCCGACGGCCTGACCACGCTCTACGACAACGGGTTCTACAACACCGGTGTGCGCCCGACCTCCGAGGACCTGGCGCTGGGTGGCTCGGACGCCTGGGGCAATCCTCTGTCCTTCACCCGCGAGTACAACACCCAGCTGCAAGGTGGGAATATTCCTGACCCACTGGAAGTCGATGTGTGCACCTTCGAGGCGCCGCTGAGCGCAGCGGTTCCCTGCGACCCGACCCTCAAGCCCAGTGTCGGTTTCCGCGACTCGGTCGATGGCGCCTTCAAGACCCCGACCCTGCGTAACATTGCCTTGACCGGGCCGTACTTCCACAACGGCAGCCGGGCAACGCTGCAGCAGGTGATGGAGTTCTACAACCGCGGCGGTGACCGGCGTGGCGAGGACGCCAGCAACACCAGCGGCTTCGAGCACCCGGCAGTCAATCAGCACAACGGCTCCAACCTTGATCCGGACATGACCGCGCTGAACTTGACCCCGGATGAAGTGGATGCACTGGTCAAGTTCATGGAAGTCGGCTTGACCGACCCGCGCGTCGCCTGGGAGCGGGCACCGTTCGATCACCCGTCACTGATACTGCCGCAGGGTGAGAAGGGCGATGAGAACGCGGTTACGCAAAAGCCGGGCAGTACCTCACGGCAAGCGTTGGACGCCGATTTCCAGCTCAATGCCGTGGGTGCCTCAGGGCGCTCCACTGCGCAGGGGGCACTGCTGCCGTTCAACAACGACCTGTAA
- a CDS encoding GGDEF domain-containing protein, with protein MFRLNAVRASHFLPSLFLLLAGLAAAYVRDLSVFFTSLFNVLPTLVLLLGGAYCAVYRRQRELFLMVTVYIAYFLLDTQTDFYRDNGRVREDAAVIFHLVCLLLPALYGLFGAWQERTHLAQDLLARFAVLFAVGSVAVALEQSFPQALLAWLAEIRWPSLHGQWMSLIQMVYPVFFVVFVLLVVQYLREPRPLHAAQLIGLVGIFWMLPKTFILPFTLNIMCSQVMLMIAAAVSHEAYQMAFRDELTGLPGRRALNERMQRLGRNYVIAMTDVDHFKKFNDTHGHDVGDQVLRLVASRLSKVTGGGRAYRYGGEEFALVFAGKTAEECVPHVEAVRELIANYTMHLRDQNSRPQDDSAGRQRRSGSAGGTVSVTISIGVAERLVDHRNPEEVLKSADQALYSAKGAGRNCVMVYGQQSQRGAVRMA; from the coding sequence TTGTTTCGTCTAAACGCTGTTCGCGCGAGCCATTTCCTGCCTTCGCTGTTTTTGCTGTTGGCTGGGCTTGCGGCGGCCTATGTGAGAGACCTCAGCGTCTTCTTCACATCACTGTTCAACGTCCTCCCCACCCTGGTCCTGCTGCTGGGCGGTGCCTACTGCGCCGTGTATCGCCGCCAGCGTGAGCTGTTCCTCATGGTCACGGTGTACATCGCCTATTTCCTGCTCGATACCCAGACCGACTTCTATCGTGACAACGGCCGCGTGCGCGAGGATGCGGCCGTGATCTTCCACCTGGTGTGTCTGTTGTTACCTGCCTTATACGGGCTGTTCGGCGCCTGGCAGGAACGTACCCATCTGGCCCAGGACCTGCTGGCCCGCTTCGCCGTGCTGTTTGCCGTCGGCAGCGTGGCCGTGGCCCTGGAACAAAGCTTCCCGCAAGCGCTGCTGGCCTGGTTGGCGGAAATCCGCTGGCCGTCGCTGCATGGCCAGTGGATGAGCCTGATCCAGATGGTCTACCCGGTGTTCTTCGTGGTGTTTGTCTTGCTGGTCGTGCAATACCTGCGCGAGCCCCGGCCCTTGCATGCGGCGCAGCTGATCGGCCTGGTCGGTATCTTCTGGATGCTGCCCAAGACCTTCATCCTGCCCTTTACCCTGAACATCATGTGCAGCCAGGTGATGCTGATGATTGCCGCCGCGGTCTCGCACGAGGCCTATCAGATGGCCTTCCGTGACGAACTGACCGGTTTGCCTGGGCGCCGTGCGTTGAACGAGCGCATGCAACGCCTGGGTCGCAATTACGTGATCGCGATGACCGACGTCGACCACTTCAAGAAATTCAACGACACCCACGGCCATGATGTCGGTGACCAGGTGCTGCGGCTGGTCGCCAGCCGGTTGTCCAAGGTCACCGGCGGTGGCCGCGCCTATCGTTACGGTGGCGAAGAATTCGCCCTGGTGTTTGCCGGCAAGACTGCCGAAGAGTGCGTACCGCACGTGGAAGCGGTACGCGAGCTGATCGCCAACTACACCATGCACCTGCGTGACCAGAACAGCCGCCCGCAGGACGATTCCGCCGGGCGTCAGCGCCGTAGCGGCAGCGCCGGTGGTACGGTCTCGGTAACCATCAGCATCGGCGTCGCCGAGCGGCTGGTCGATCATCGCAACCCGGAGGAAGTGCTCAAGTCCGCCGATCAGGCGCTTTACAGCGCCAAGGGTGCAGGGCGCAACTGTGTCATGGTTTATGGTCAACAATCTCAGCGCGGGGCAGTGCGGATGGCGTGA
- the pqqD gene encoding pyrroloquinoline quinone biosynthesis peptide chaperone PqqD, with product MSFDRKQVPNWRPGYRFQYEPAQKGHVLLYPEGMIKLNDSAGLIGGLIDGKRDVAAIIADLEQQFPGVPEVADDIEQFMEVARAEHWITLA from the coding sequence ATGAGTTTCGACCGCAAGCAAGTGCCGAACTGGCGCCCCGGCTACCGCTTCCAGTACGAACCGGCACAGAAAGGCCATGTGCTGCTGTACCCCGAGGGCATGATCAAGCTCAACGACAGCGCCGGCCTGATCGGCGGGTTGATCGACGGCAAGCGTGACGTGGCGGCGATCATTGCCGACCTCGAACAACAATTCCCTGGTGTGCCCGAAGTCGCCGACGACATCGAGCAATTCATGGAGGTGGCCCGTGCCGAACACTGGATCACCCTCGCCTGA
- the pqqE gene encoding pyrroloquinoline quinone biosynthesis protein PqqE codes for MPNTGSPSPEVPVGLPLWLLAELTYRCPLQCPYCSNPLDFAAQGQELSTEQWFKVMAEAREMGAAQIGFSGGEPLVRQDLAELIGEARRLGYYTNLITSGIGLTEARIAAFKEAGLDHIQISFQASDEQVNNLLAGSKKAFAQKLEMARAVKAHGYPMVLNFVTHRHNIDKIDRIIELCIALEADFVELATCQFYGWAHLNRLGLLPTRAQLERAERITNEYRAKLKAAGSPCKLIFVTPDYYEERPKACMNGWGSLFLTITPDGTALPCHGARQLPVQFPNVRDHDLHHIWYDSFGFNRFRGYDWMPEPCRSCDEKEKDFGGCRCQAFMLTGDASKADPVCAKSADHGIILKAREEAETAQLAIEEMTFRNERNSRVIVRG; via the coding sequence GTGCCGAACACTGGATCACCCTCGCCTGAGGTGCCGGTCGGCCTGCCGCTGTGGCTGCTGGCCGAGCTGACCTACCGCTGCCCGCTGCAGTGCCCGTACTGCTCCAACCCACTGGATTTCGCCGCCCAGGGCCAGGAGCTGAGCACCGAGCAGTGGTTCAAGGTAATGGCCGAGGCCCGCGAGATGGGCGCTGCGCAGATCGGCTTCTCCGGTGGCGAACCGCTGGTGCGCCAGGACCTCGCCGAACTGATTGGCGAGGCTCGCCGGCTGGGCTACTACACCAACCTGATCACCTCCGGCATCGGCCTGACCGAAGCGCGCATCGCCGCCTTCAAGGAGGCCGGGCTGGACCATATCCAGATCAGCTTCCAGGCCAGTGACGAGCAGGTCAACAACCTGCTGGCCGGCTCGAAGAAGGCCTTTGCGCAGAAGCTGGAGATGGCCCGTGCGGTGAAGGCCCACGGTTATCCGATGGTGCTCAACTTCGTCACCCACCGGCACAACATCGACAAGATCGACCGCATCATCGAGTTGTGCATTGCTCTCGAGGCGGATTTTGTCGAGCTTGCCACTTGCCAGTTCTACGGCTGGGCGCACCTCAACCGCCTGGGCCTGCTACCGACCCGCGCGCAGCTCGAACGTGCCGAACGCATCACCAACGAGTACCGGGCAAAGCTCAAGGCCGCGGGCAGCCCGTGCAAGCTGATTTTCGTCACCCCGGACTATTACGAGGAACGCCCCAAGGCCTGCATGAACGGCTGGGGCAGCCTGTTCCTGACCATCACACCGGACGGCACAGCCCTGCCCTGCCACGGCGCCCGGCAATTGCCGGTGCAGTTCCCCAACGTGCGCGACCATGACCTGCACCACATCTGGTACGACTCGTTCGGCTTCAACCGCTTCCGCGGTTACGACTGGATGCCCGAGCCGTGCCGTTCGTGCGACGAAAAGGAAAAGGACTTCGGCGGCTGCCGTTGCCAGGCCTTCATGCTGACCGGCGATGCCAGCAAGGCCGACCCGGTGTGCGCCAAGTCGGCCGACCACGGCATCATCCTCAAGGCCCGCGAAGAGGCGGAGACCGCCCAACTCGCCATCGAAGAGATGACCTTCCGCAATGAGCGCAACTCTCGTGTCATCGTCCGCGGCTGA
- a CDS encoding S9 family peptidase produces MSATLVSSSAADFSAAQAVAAGTDFAELKVSAEGLFWNEFRPADGACRIWQWRDQQARCLTPDGFSVRSRVYEYGGGSFCLGGDGLLFVNEKDQQVYTQRLEGDAPRALTDQADCRYGDVQWHDGKVLAVEERHGESVEHRLVALDGTTREVLAEGADFYASPTISADGQRLAWVEWDRPAQPWTITRLMCRERCPSGNWGTVRCMAADDESLQQPRFDAQDRLYCLSDRNGFWQPWGEIDGRWQALPAEPADHAAAPWQLGTSTWLPMGPQSYLASWFEGGFGQLGLRSDDGRVERFASAYTRFRSLAMDTEYLYAVAASPISPPAVIAIARANHEVIVLAGGAEVLPAAHISLPQSIRYESGDAFAHGFFYPASSTKGPAPLLVFIHGGPTSACYPVLDPRIQYWTHRGFAVADLNYRGSTGYGRAYRQALHLRWGESDVQDACAAVEYLAGQGLIDPGKAFIRGGSAGGYTTLCALAFHEVFRAGASLYGVSDPIALGQATHKFESDYLDWLIGDPQQDAERYRQRTPLLHATQIKVPVIFFQGDLDAVVVPEQTRSMLAALQANGIEAEGHFYAGERHGFRKAENLAHALEEEWKFYCRVLEN; encoded by the coding sequence ATGAGCGCAACTCTCGTGTCATCGTCCGCGGCTGACTTCAGCGCTGCCCAGGCCGTTGCCGCCGGCACAGACTTTGCCGAACTCAAAGTCAGTGCCGAGGGGTTGTTCTGGAACGAATTCCGCCCGGCCGATGGTGCCTGCCGCATCTGGCAGTGGCGTGACCAGCAGGCGCGCTGCCTCACGCCCGATGGTTTCAGCGTGCGTAGCCGGGTTTACGAGTACGGTGGTGGCAGTTTCTGCCTGGGTGGCGATGGGCTGCTGTTCGTCAACGAAAAGGATCAGCAGGTCTATACCCAGCGCCTCGAAGGTGACGCACCACGCGCCCTGACCGACCAGGCCGATTGCCGCTATGGCGATGTGCAGTGGCACGACGGCAAGGTGCTGGCAGTCGAAGAACGTCATGGCGAAAGCGTCGAACATCGCCTGGTGGCACTGGACGGTACCACCCGCGAGGTGCTCGCCGAAGGCGCCGACTTCTATGCTTCACCTACGATCAGCGCGGATGGACAACGCCTGGCCTGGGTCGAATGGGACCGCCCGGCACAGCCCTGGACCATCACCCGGCTGATGTGCCGAGAACGCTGCCCCAGCGGCAACTGGGGAACGGTACGCTGCATGGCGGCCGATGACGAATCACTGCAACAGCCCCGCTTCGATGCTCAAGACCGGTTGTATTGCCTGTCCGACCGCAATGGCTTCTGGCAACCGTGGGGCGAAATCGACGGCCGCTGGCAAGCCCTGCCAGCAGAGCCTGCGGACCACGCCGCCGCGCCCTGGCAACTGGGCACCAGCACTTGGCTGCCCATGGGGCCGCAGAGCTACCTGGCCAGCTGGTTCGAAGGTGGCTTCGGGCAATTGGGCCTGCGCTCGGACGATGGACGGGTGGAGCGATTCGCCAGCGCCTATACCCGCTTCCGCAGTCTGGCCATGGATACCGAATACCTGTATGCCGTCGCGGCCTCGCCGATCAGCCCACCAGCAGTGATTGCCATTGCCCGGGCAAACCATGAGGTCATCGTGCTGGCCGGTGGCGCAGAAGTGCTTCCTGCGGCGCACATCAGCCTGCCGCAATCGATTCGTTACGAGAGCGGCGACGCGTTTGCCCATGGCTTCTTCTATCCAGCAAGCAGCACCAAAGGCCCTGCGCCTTTGCTGGTGTTCATCCACGGCGGCCCGACCTCGGCCTGCTACCCGGTGCTCGACCCGCGCATCCAGTACTGGACCCATCGCGGTTTCGCCGTGGCCGACCTGAACTATCGGGGCAGCACCGGTTATGGCCGGGCATACCGCCAGGCGCTGCACCTGCGTTGGGGCGAAAGCGATGTGCAGGATGCCTGTGCCGCCGTCGAGTATCTGGCCGGGCAAGGCCTGATCGACCCTGGCAAGGCCTTCATTCGCGGCGGCAGTGCCGGTGGCTACACCACGCTGTGCGCCCTGGCTTTCCACGAAGTGTTCCGCGCGGGTGCCAGCCTTTACGGGGTCAGTGATCCGATTGCCCTGGGCCAGGCCACGCACAAGTTCGAAAGTGATTACCTGGACTGGCTGATCGGTGACCCGCAGCAGGATGCCGAACGTTATCGCCAGCGCACGCCGCTGCTGCATGCCACGCAGATCAAGGTGCCAGTTATCTTCTTCCAGGGCGACCTGGATGCAGTGGTGGTGCCGGAGCAGACGCGCTCGATGCTGGCCGCGTTGCAAGCCAATGGCATTGAGGCTGAAGGGCATTTCTATGCAGGGGAACGGCACGGATTCCGCAAGGCCGAGAATCTGGCGCATGCGCTGGAGGAAGAGTGGAAATTCTATTGCCGTGTGTTGGAGAACTGA
- a CDS encoding YqaE/Pmp3 family membrane protein, protein MDFIRIIIAIILPPLGVFLQVGFGGAFWLNILLTLLGYIPGIVHAVYIIAKR, encoded by the coding sequence ATGGACTTCATTCGCATCATCATCGCCATCATCCTGCCGCCGCTGGGTGTATTTCTGCAGGTGGGGTTTGGCGGGGCGTTCTGGCTGAACATACTGCTGACCCTGTTGGGCTACATCCCGGGGATCGTGCATGCGGTGTATATCATCGCCAAGCGCTGA
- a CDS encoding LysR family transcriptional regulator: MDFRQLRYFVAVYEEGHVGRAAERLSLSQPALSQQIRQLEHSLDLSLFERSNKRLLPTLAAHTLYNHALPLLDGLQRAHEAMRNFKGQSLRTLAIGVLQTVRPSLVPQLLERVRKAQPHLVVQIYELSGLEIERRLLNGNLDIGISYLPPRQPGLHGSLLYEDELQVVIPDTHPLKDFKKVSIKQAAELPMLMLGEEFQIRQIWKEQLAAQGRRPQVQAEMNNMAGILDSLAHTALATILPGRAKDAAEDDQGLLWKPLSEPRVPLKVGLVFRDAQRQQASVELLRTLLEEEADARQLGATPLDVLG; the protein is encoded by the coding sequence ATGGATTTTCGCCAACTGCGTTATTTCGTCGCGGTGTATGAAGAAGGCCACGTTGGCCGCGCCGCCGAACGCCTGTCGCTGTCGCAACCGGCTCTGTCACAACAGATTCGCCAGCTTGAGCACAGCCTCGACCTCAGCCTGTTCGAACGCAGCAACAAGCGCCTGCTGCCGACCCTGGCGGCACACACCCTGTACAACCATGCCTTGCCGCTGCTGGATGGCCTGCAACGTGCCCATGAGGCCATGCGCAACTTCAAGGGCCAGTCACTGCGCACCTTGGCCATCGGGGTGCTGCAGACCGTGCGGCCAAGCCTGGTGCCACAGCTGCTGGAGCGTGTGCGCAAGGCCCAGCCGCATCTCGTGGTGCAGATCTACGAACTGTCGGGGCTGGAAATCGAACGGCGGCTGCTCAATGGCAATCTGGACATCGGCATCAGCTACCTGCCACCGCGCCAGCCAGGGCTGCACGGCTCGCTTCTGTACGAAGACGAATTGCAGGTTGTCATCCCGGATACCCACCCTCTGAAGGACTTCAAGAAAGTCTCCATTAAGCAGGCTGCCGAATTGCCCATGCTGATGCTCGGCGAGGAATTCCAGATCCGCCAAATCTGGAAGGAGCAGCTGGCCGCACAGGGCCGCAGGCCGCAGGTGCAAGCCGAGATGAACAACATGGCGGGGATTCTCGACAGCCTGGCGCACACCGCGCTGGCGACCATCCTGCCTGGGCGGGCCAAGGATGCTGCCGAGGATGACCAGGGTTTGCTGTGGAAACCCTTGAGTGAGCCGCGCGTGCCGCTCAAGGTCGGCCTGGTGTTCCGTGATGCCCAGCGCCAACAGGCGTCGGTGGAACTGCTGCGCACGTTGCTGGAGGAAGAGGCTGACGCCCGGCAATTGGGTGCCACGCCGCTGGATGTGCTTGGCTGA
- a CDS encoding aspartate aminotransferase family protein — protein MNLFNLRRSAPAAVAEPKRAPVIVADAPQLSRERLMPSTERAEQVFVRGQGSWLWDNEGHAYLDFTQGGAVNSLGHSPTALVKALGNQAQALINPGAGYHSRGLLALVNRLCQSTGSDQAYLLNSGAEACEGAIKLARKWGQLHRNGAYHIITASQACHGRSLGALSASDPLPCNRCEPGLPGFSKVPFNDLAALHAEVDSRTVAIMLEPIQGEAGVIPATREYLQGVEKLCRELGILLILDEVQTGIGRCGALLAEETYGVRADIITLGKGLGGGVPLAALLARGTACCAETGELEGSHHGNALMSAAGLAVLETVLEPGFFGQVQDSGRHLRDGLSRLAGRYGQGEVRGQGLLWALQLQENLAKELVEAALNEGLLLNAPQADVVRFSPALTVSKGNIDEMLLRLTRAFARLHAQQQAHREMPA, from the coding sequence ATGAACCTGTTCAACCTGCGCCGTTCGGCCCCTGCCGCGGTTGCCGAGCCCAAGCGTGCGCCGGTGATCGTGGCGGATGCGCCGCAGTTGTCGCGCGAGCGCCTGATGCCGAGCACCGAACGTGCGGAGCAAGTGTTCGTGCGTGGCCAGGGCTCCTGGTTGTGGGATAACGAAGGGCATGCCTATCTGGACTTCACCCAGGGCGGCGCGGTCAACAGCCTCGGGCACAGCCCGACGGCGCTGGTCAAGGCGCTGGGCAACCAGGCCCAGGCGCTGATCAACCCGGGTGCGGGCTACCACAGCCGTGGCCTGCTGGCGTTGGTCAACCGCCTGTGCCAGAGCACGGGTAGCGACCAGGCTTACTTGCTCAACAGCGGTGCCGAGGCCTGCGAAGGGGCGATCAAGCTGGCGCGCAAGTGGGGCCAGCTGCACCGCAACGGCGCCTACCACATCATTACTGCCAGTCAGGCCTGCCATGGCCGCAGCCTGGGCGCTCTGTCGGCCTCCGACCCGCTACCGTGCAACCGCTGCGAGCCGGGCCTGCCGGGGTTCAGCAAAGTGCCGTTCAACGACCTGGCGGCGCTGCATGCCGAGGTCGATTCGCGCACCGTGGCGATCATGCTCGAGCCGATCCAGGGCGAGGCGGGGGTGATCCCGGCGACACGTGAGTACCTGCAGGGTGTGGAAAAGCTCTGCCGGGAACTGGGCATCCTGCTGATTCTCGACGAAGTGCAGACGGGTATTGGCCGTTGTGGGGCATTGCTGGCGGAAGAGACCTACGGTGTACGTGCCGACATCATCACGCTGGGCAAGGGCCTGGGTGGCGGTGTGCCCCTGGCGGCTCTGCTCGCCCGCGGGACAGCCTGCTGCGCCGAAACGGGCGAGCTGGAGGGCAGCCATCACGGCAATGCACTGATGAGCGCTGCGGGTCTGGCCGTACTGGAAACCGTGCTGGAACCGGGCTTCTTCGGGCAGGTGCAGGACAGTGGTCGTCATCTGCGTGATGGCCTGAGCCGCTTGGCCGGCCGCTATGGCCAGGGCGAAGTGCGCGGCCAGGGGCTTCTGTGGGCGTTGCAGTTGCAGGAAAACCTGGCCAAGGAACTGGTCGAGGCTGCCTTGAATGAAGGTTTGCTGCTGAACGCGCCGCAGGCCGATGTCGTGCGCTTCTCGCCGGCGCTGACCGTGAGCAAGGGCAATATCGACGAAATGCTCCTGCGCCTGACCCGGGCCTTTGCCCGCTTGCATGCGCAACAACAGGCCCACCGCGAAATGCCGGCCTGA
- a CDS encoding acyl-CoA dehydrogenase C-terminal domain-containing protein encodes MADYKAPLRDMRFVLNEVFNVAELWAQLPELAEAVDADTAMAVLEEAGKVTSKTIAPLSRAADEEGCHWDNGAVRTPAGFIEAYNTYAEGGWVGVGGDPQFGGMGMPKAISAQVEEMVNASSLAFGLYPMLTAGACLSINAHASEALKEQYLPNMYAGVWAGSMCLTEPHAGTDLGIIRTKAEPQADGSYKVSGTKIFITGGEHDLTENIVHLVLAKLPEAPAGPKGISLFLVPKFLVNQDGSLGARNPATCGSIEHKMGIQASATCVMNFDEAVGYIVGEPNKGLAAMFTMMNYERLGVGIQGLASAERSYQNAVEYARDRLQSRAPTGPQAKDKAADPIIVHPDVRRMLLTMKALIEGGRAFSTYVAMQLDSAKYSEDPVTRKRSEELVALLTPVAKAFLTDLGLECTVHGQQVFGGHGYIREWGQEQLVRDVRITQIYEGTNGIQALDLMGRKVVASGGAYYKLFSDEIRQFIASADGQLGEFTKPLGAYLDQLDGLTEWVLAQAKGNPNEIGAASVEYLQAFGYVAYAYMWALMARAAKAGEGDEAFYAAKLGTARFYFARLLPRVNSLVASVKAGSESLYLLDAEQF; translated from the coding sequence ATGGCTGACTATAAAGCGCCCCTGCGCGACATGCGCTTCGTATTGAATGAAGTCTTCAACGTGGCCGAGCTGTGGGCGCAGTTGCCCGAACTGGCCGAGGCAGTCGATGCGGATACCGCCATGGCTGTGCTGGAGGAAGCCGGCAAGGTCACCAGCAAGACCATTGCCCCCCTCAGCCGCGCCGCCGACGAAGAAGGCTGCCACTGGGACAATGGTGCCGTGCGTACGCCAGCCGGCTTCATCGAGGCCTACAACACCTACGCCGAAGGCGGTTGGGTGGGCGTGGGCGGTGACCCGCAATTCGGTGGCATGGGCATGCCCAAGGCAATCTCGGCCCAGGTCGAGGAAATGGTCAACGCCTCGAGCCTGGCGTTCGGCCTGTACCCGATGCTGACCGCCGGTGCCTGCCTGTCGATCAACGCCCACGCCAGTGAAGCGCTGAAGGAACAGTACCTGCCGAACATGTACGCCGGCGTCTGGGCCGGCTCCATGTGCCTGACCGAACCGCATGCCGGTACCGACCTGGGCATCATCCGCACCAAGGCCGAGCCCCAGGCCGATGGCAGCTATAAGGTCAGCGGCACCAAGATCTTCATTACCGGCGGTGAGCATGATCTGACCGAGAACATCGTCCACCTGGTGCTGGCCAAGCTGCCGGAAGCACCGGCGGGGCCCAAAGGCATCTCGCTGTTCCTGGTGCCGAAGTTCCTGGTCAACCAAGATGGCAGCCTCGGCGCACGCAACCCGGCCACCTGTGGCTCGATCGAGCACAAGATGGGCATCCAGGCTTCGGCGACCTGCGTGATGAACTTCGACGAGGCCGTCGGCTACATCGTCGGCGAGCCGAACAAGGGCCTGGCGGCCATGTTCACCATGATGAACTACGAACGCCTGGGCGTAGGTATCCAGGGCCTGGCGTCGGCCGAGCGTTCCTACCAGAACGCTGTGGAATATGCCCGTGATCGCCTGCAGAGCCGCGCCCCGACCGGGCCGCAAGCCAAGGACAAGGCCGCCGACCCGATCATCGTCCACCCTGATGTGCGGCGCATGCTGCTGACCATGAAGGCGCTGATCGAGGGCGGTCGTGCCTTCTCTACTTATGTGGCGATGCAGCTCGACAGCGCCAAGTACAGCGAAGACCCGGTCACGCGCAAACGCAGCGAAGAGCTGGTGGCACTGCTGACTCCGGTGGCCAAGGCCTTCCTCACCGACCTTGGCCTTGAGTGCACGGTGCACGGGCAGCAGGTATTCGGTGGCCACGGCTACATTCGCGAGTGGGGCCAGGAGCAACTGGTGCGCGATGTGCGTATCACCCAGATCTACGAAGGCACCAACGGTATCCAGGCGCTGGACCTCATGGGGCGCAAGGTGGTGGCCAGCGGTGGTGCGTACTACAAGCTCTTCTCTGACGAGATTCGCCAGTTCATTGCCAGTGCTGATGGCCAGCTGGGCGAATTTACCAAGCCGCTGGGCGCCTACCTGGATCAGCTCGACGGGTTGACCGAGTGGGTGCTGGCGCAGGCCAAGGGTAATCCGAATGAGATCGGTGCCGCTTCGGTCGAGTACCTGCAGGCCTTTGGCTATGTGGCCTATGCCTACATGTGGGCACTGATGGCGCGGGCGGCCAAGGCCGGTGAGGGCGACGAGGCCTTCTATGCAGCCAAGCTGGGCACGGCGCGGTTCTACTTCGCGCGCTTGCTGCCACGGGTGAATTCGTTGGTGGCCTCGGTGAAGGCGGGCAGTGAGTCGCTGTACCTGCTGGATGCCGAACAGTTTTGA